The following nucleotide sequence is from Solanum dulcamara chromosome 7, daSolDulc1.2, whole genome shotgun sequence.
GGCGAGTGACTTAACTAGTCCGGATATCAGGATAGTAATGACTGAGACGCGACAAACCCCTCGAGCACGAGGGCTCATACTTAACACATTTGAAGATCTTGAAGGGCCCATACTTTCTCATATTCGAACTGTTTGTCCAAATGTTTACACAATTGGAGCAGTTCATGCCCTTTTAAAGGCTAGACTTGCAACAAAATCTACCTCTTCAAACAGTTTGTGGCAAGAAGATGAAAGTTACTTGTGTTGGCTTGACACGCAGCCACCAAAATCTGTGATATATGTTAGTTTTGGAAGTGTTGCAGGGCTGACTAAAGATGAGTTGTTAGAATTTTGGTATGGTCTAGTGAATAGTGAGCAAAAGTTCTTGTGGGTGATGAGGCCAGACTTGCTAATAGGACAAGAGAAAAAATATGAGATTCCTATAGAGTTGGATCAGGGTACAAAGGCAAGGGGCTACATGGCTGATTGGGTTCCACAAGAAAAGGTGTTGGCACATAGAGCAATTGGGGGTTTCCTGACTCACTCCGGGTGGAATTCCACATTGGAGAGTATAGTTGAAGGTGTACCTATGATTTGCTGGCCAAGATTTGCTGATCAACAAATCAATAGTAGATTTGTTGGAGGGGTTTGGAAGATGGGACTGGACATAAAAGATACATGTGACAGAGACATCATTGCAAAATCAATTAGAGATCTGATGGAGAAGAGAAATGGTGAATTCTCGCAAACAACAAAGCACATGGCAACTTTGGCAAAAAGAGCTGTCAATGAAGGTGGGTCGTCATACGTTAATCTCGACCGTCTTATACAGGACATAAGATCTATGATTCCTTCGTTCAAACAGGACTGATCCAAGCTTTTGTTAGCTGGGATTAAATTGTTGCCTAGACATTGCAGATTTATTCTGAATAACCTTAGCAACAAATATATCTTCACTTTTACAACTGCAGTCTTTTGCAAGTAGCTCTGCAGTAATAAATAAACTAAGCTTTACCAATGGGGAGGATCAAttgtttaagaaaaataaagatataaaaaatgatgaaaCGAAAACAATGAGAAGTAATGCATTAACCTAGAGGAAGAGCCATTAGCTTCCAACAAAAAATCTACCTTATCCTGTGTCCGGGGGGGTGGGGGGGTGGGGGATGTAGTTCATCTGAACCCATAATTTTTGACACAGTAAggatatatatgtaaaaaattACTCCATAAGATTTGAACCCATAGTTTTAACATTACAATAAATGCAATGCTACTCAAAAATCTCAAAAGTTAAAGccattaaatttgaattttggatCTGTCTCTACTTTCATCTTGGATCTGTCTCTACTTTCATCGCCACAATCTTGTTTCTATATTCACACCTTCCTACTCTACTATTACCAAATTACCTTTTTATATTTCCCTTTTCAGTTTCAGATCAAGCTGATCACTTAAGTAGAAAATGATTACATTATTCATTTGCATTTGGTCCTTTCCACTGCACTTTGGAATAGtaatataaattgattttgAGTTTAGTCTGAATTCtgaaaacttaaaaagttgCAACTTCTTAGCAAttcaatttatttcattttttgtttAACCTTCCAAGCACAACATCTAGAAATGGAACCCAACAAAGGGCGCCGTTGCAAGTAAGATCTTAGGGTGTAGAATGTATAACCAAGGAATCGATCCAAATATTCAGGAGCTGAATCAAACTGTGAGAGCAGTAATTGATAAGAAAGTCTAAATTTTTATTGTCAAATTAATAGTAGATCCAGACAAAAAGATGAAATGAGCATCCATGAACAGAAGATAAACATGATCAAAATGAGATGTAACTTGTAAGCCTATTCAGAGACTCATAATAAGAGCCTCCTGGCTTTAGACATGAATTTGTCTTCTCCTTCAGCTGTAACATTTTGTCTTCTCCTTCAGCTGTAACAttctttctttaatttgtttccCTTCTTCTTCCGACATCAAAGTTCTAATTGCATCCTCAATGTTGGTCCTCTTCAAGTCATTCTCTAATTGCATCCCTACTTTCCAAACATGGCTAACGTACCTTGCGTTCACCATTTGATCACCAAAACAAGGCATACAAATCATTGGTACCCCTTCACAGATACTCTCCAATGTTGAATTCCATCCATTATGCGTCCAAAATGCCCCAACAGCAGGATGTGCCAACACTTGTTGCTGAGGAGCCCATTTGACAATGTGTCCTCTTCCATCCACTGCTTTCAAGAACTCACTAGGTAACAATTCGAGCCATGAATCAACCCGGGCCTAACCACACACAAGAAAGGGTGATTGCTATTTGCCAAGCCCCAAGCAATCTCAAGAAAGTCATTAACTTCTATTGCTGCGACGCTTCCAAAGCTGACATAAATTACAGATTTAGGTGGTTTTGTGTGTAGCCAAGAGATTGAAGTTTGGTTTGTGACATCAAGCTGCTGGAAGAAGCTGGAAAGTGAGAATGAAAGGGGCCTATTGGGAAAATTGGCACAGGAAAATCCTCGCGGAGTTTAGGCATGGAGAGTTGTTCAAGTTGTTCAAATGAATTCAAAATCAGACCTGCTGAAACTTTAGATTCTCGTATCATTCCTTCAATAACTTCATAAAGTGCATCCATGTTAGATTTTCTTGAATACGGGAAGGTCTTTAATTCTGAGGGGTGGAAGTTCCTCAACTGCATCCTCTGCTCGAGATGAAATTTAGTAACAGATTCAATGTAGCTTTAAACTAGTGTAACGTCACTATTCAATCATACAATGGAATATTTCAAAAGTTGTTTATTGGCATAAATACATGAACATACACTCAAATTTGTTCTTAGCTGACAAGTAAGCACTCCAATTTTGACTATAGACACATCAATTGTCTCTACAGTATCAGTTGAACACTTCAATTTACAAAATGATCATGTAGACACATCCAAAATTTATGTGTTACGTTAGTATCGGATGTCCACGAAATGCAACGGAGACGAGTTGGAATATTTAATTCCTTTTTGAGACCACATTGAAGTGTCTAAACGTGCACTCTCAAAATTGGAGTGATTTCTTGTTAGCTGAGACCAAATTTGAGTGTATGTTCAAGTGTTATGTCTTGTTTAATTATATGGATTGTTGCCAAAAAAAACTCTCTATGTCAAATTCAACGtagatttttgaattatttacgtatgattttcttttctttgggaCCCTTCTATTTTGAGATAAGTAtaaaaaacacacctaaactattactttttttgagtttcatacctaaagtatcacttattaatttgagaaacacacctcggtggtgtgtgtaatacactctctctatttttaaaaaaaatcttgtcaCATGGCAttccacatggataaaatattaatCCTATAACGATCCAAAccatcattattttttattaaaaggaaattataaaaatttgatGTGACTGGTTCCCACCACCCTGCCAAAGCAGGATGGTCCACTTCTCCACTTCTATGAAGTGGAGGTTAAAGGCGAGGATTTCTGTAAAACCCTCCAAAAAGGCTGCTCTTGACCTGGGGAGAAGAGAGAAGGGAATCTCTACATTCATAAGGTTTCAACCAGTGAAATTCAATCCGGTCTTACCGTAGGACGTTGAGGATCAATGGTTTCAACAACACTATCTCTCCACGGATTGCTTGGCGCCgaggtaggctaggcttctccTTTCTGAGTAGTAAATCTCTACCTACTATGTAATATAGAAGGAAAATTAATGAGAAATCTTACACTAAGCTGTGGGTTATGGGTTACGGGTAGAGATCCGGTTATGATAGGATAAAAATAGAATGTGACCTTGGTAGAAAAGTGTTGTGGGGAATTGAAAAGTTATTGTTGTGATGTTTGTGTGCAGCTGATTAATTTACATCGGTCATAGAATCTCGTACAAAAAACTAAAACCAGTAGACTTTGAGGTTAAACCTCTAAGGGTTGGTAGTGGGGACGTTGATTGTTCTCAAAATTATCTTAAAGATGTAATTGAGTTACCTATTATATGCCTAAACGTGTATAGATAAGGGTGACAGGTTAGATTTTATATAAATGAGAATTGGCTAGCctatttttatgatgaacctattcttggtggtataaatattgtaaacattgaatgttcttgtgattgtgatattttgggatcaggtgtcacgttttgacagtaaattggatcgggtatcatatTCCGACATGTTATATCTAGATTGAGTGTCACATTTCAAAATGTattttggatcgggtgtcacgttccgatacaaATATGACTTGTTTGGGTCCCCTAAAAGGGCCAAGTATGTGTATGTGGATGGTCCCATGAAAGGACctgatgatatatatattttcatgtgttagtgAGATCAGTGGTAGGTGAGTCATGGACTTAGAACTATAAatgaattcttgagttgaggtgcGCTAAAATCAGAGGATTGTGATCATAAATACACCTATAAGTGGTAAGAGAATGGGCCCTGTTAGGCCTGGATGTGACTTATATGGTATAAtcatattctatatttatacCTAAGAGTTGAGGTTTCTAGTTGCCAGAGAGTCTTACCATTACAATTTCCATGAATAATTGAGGTAGGGATAGTGGACATTTAAAACTCAGGTGAGTTGAAGAGTGTGGTTGTGAGACGAATATTCTTTATGTTGTGAGGTAATTAGACCAACTAGTGAGAGTTGGGCGAAATCATTGAATGGTTAAAGTGGTTAGGTGGGGACTATTGGGGTGATGGAATAAAGGTAAGGCAGACCCCGAATCCATAGGTTTTTAAGTTGTGACTAGGGTGGTAGTGGAATTGTATTTTCTAGGGTGGTGAATACCCTGAGGGTGAGAATAAGGAGTGCATTTATTGGGCTGTGGTGACTAAATTGAGGAAGCTAAGTGTGATGATGTCTCTTATCtttctgttcatatattatgcggtgggtatcagattgaaagatgatgcctaccaatacgtgttgtttgtactgatactattcttgctatgccacttagCATAGTCTGATTGTAGGGTCAGCTATGTTTCGTAGATGAAGACGAAGGTGATCCTTCAACAACTTTTATCTTTCCTTCATCTTGGGGAAGCTGAGTCATTGACCTTGTATTGTATTTCTactcttagtagctcttgtatcTGTTTAGACTAGCATCTTTGGGGCTTTTGTATAATTGAATGAATTGATTTTAGTAGAGTTTTGTTCAAAAGTTTATAGTTAATTATTCAAACTTGTCTTAAATTCCACAACTATTTTTAtataagggttctcctacttcgGGTGTGTAGTGGGTGCTTGCAAGGCCCGGtggattgggtcgtgataatttGCTATCAGAGCCCATGTTACCTGTCTGCCAGTACAAGAGTAAGTATGGAGTAGACTCCTGCGGATTAGTGTGTTGACGTCCATATTCAATTTTTAGGAAGCTATGAAATATTTTAGGAAGTAGTttcatttcttctctcttattCGTGCGATCTATCGCTTATGGTATGGGTTGAGTTCAATTGGTATCTAtggattccaattggtatctcaacgAGGTAAACTGGACATTGTTGTCACGGCTGAAGGAACACAAACAAGGAAATTGGAACCAAGAAGGCTCCAATTGGTATCTTGCCTTAGAGGCGGCGATGATACATAGATGATCAACTAATTTCATCTATGGAGCAAACTAATTACTTTACTTTCTTGAGTTATATAACTGAACATTTGATTATATGCATAGTGACTCCTAATTTAACGTGTGAAATACCTTTGCTGGTATGTTGAATTTGTGTGATGTATGTTTTCCTAATAGGTTCTATGAACTAGAGGTCAGGAAGGAGTCATAACTGTGTTACATGCTTGAACTGTGTGAAATCCAAGACTATTAAGGGATGAGTCCTAATGTGTTGAATGATATACTCGTGTGAGGAAATGCGACCTGTAAATGGTGTATGGACTTACCATTGGTATTAATTGGTAAGGGACCTTAACAAGTGGGGATTGTGGAGAAACTCCTATTTCGGAGCAGTCAAAACTTGGTTCAAAATCAGGTGAGAAAGAGATTTAGTGGAACATTGGACTAATGATGATCATGAAAGATCATACGTGCTCAAACCAAAGCAAAGTGTTGCAGAATTGTGTCTATCTAAGGTGAGGGATTGAACCATTGGGTTGATAAGAAATTGATGACTCAAGTTGTTTTAGATGATGCCTTGTCTATCTTGCTGTCCTTGATTCTAAGGGGGGGGGCGATAATCCCTTATGTATAATGCTGGGTTCGACTCTGGGACAGTCTACGTCAAAATTCTCATGGAAAAAGAAGTCAGAGGGGTTGAGTTTAACTTGGGAGGTCTAAAAGGGGAATAGAAGACATGAAGAATGCCCAAGGGAATTCTTTGAAGCTACTGTCTCGGCAAAATTCCGCACCAGTGGGAACATCCCGGTAGAGCGGTCTCGCCAAAGAAGGAATTATCCTGTAAAGGCGGGATCTCGTGAGTCAGAGACCTCAAAAAAGGGTCCCCTATTTCCCCCTACTTTTGCAATGAACTCCAAGGCATTTTTGGCTACCTCTAAAGTCAATATAGTGACCGACAAAGACTGAATACCCTTAAAAATGATGGTATTAGCATGTACGGTGATGCAAGAAAAGTTAAAAGCATCTAGTGCTTACAAAAGTTAGAACAGTagtaaagaaaaacaataaattaTTTGTCTCTTGCCCAAACGGGGCAACCCAAGAAAATACCAAAAGCCTAACGAGGGCGAGGGGGAGTGTCGACATCTGAATTTAGGTCCTCTGAGGGGTACTCTCCTTCCCAGTCCTCGTTCAGGAAGGGGAACTCAAAAAAATCTTTGGGATCCAACCTGGGAAATTCCCTCTGGGGAGTGACACAGGAGAAGATGGATTTGATAGTCTTCCACATCCTCATCATGAGGCGGTTCCTCTCTATGCTCTTCCCCTGCTCCCACTGTAGCTAATGAAGAAGCATTTCCATCTCTATGGCAGTAGTTGGTGGCACTGGAATAGGGGTCCGGGTAAAGTGTTCTCCTAGTCACCTCTGAACCGTGTCTAAGTCCTCCTCCAAGCGAAGGTCAGCTGGTGGCTGTGATTGAGTGGGAGGGGCATTATCTTCGTCCTCATTCTCAACCTCTACTGCTGCTACCCTATTTCCTGACTGCTCTCATTCCCATCATCCCTTCGCATCTTTGGTACTCGAGAGGAGGCTCTCCTGATAAGAAATGGAAGGAAAGAAGGGTCCATGTGGAGTACCTCATCAAAGTCCAGCAAAGGCACCTCGACTGTCTTGCACATAGCAGTGATCAGGCCCAATAGGAAGAATGCCTTCTTGTTGTCGTGGTAGAACATCTTCCACTCCGACACAATCTGGTCCCCCACATTTAGGCCTATTCTATGAATAGCATAAGTTACCACTAAAGCCCTAAAAAATGTCACGTCGGTACGGTTGCTAAAAGGACAGATTTTCCTGGCCACCAAGTGTTGCCATCTTTTTGCATTGTCGGACCAATCAGTGCTAGTGATGCCCTCGGTGCTGGGCCAGTAGACCCTGCTCTGGCGTTCTGGGACCACCAGAGTGTCCTGTAACCACTCTAGGTTCATCTCCCTCAACCTATCCTCACACTCTACATTTGAGGCCTCCGGTACTTCGAGAACAACATTAATATAAGCAGGACTCAAGGGGATGTCCACTCCTCTAATGCGAATAAAGGGGTCAGGATCATCCCAGTGGACTGTAGGAAGGATGGCATAGAACTCGCTCACCTAACTAGTACGTGCGGAAGTAGGGGTTTCGGTCAAGGGACCCCACCTGAACTCCTCCAGTCGAGCATAGAAGTAAGATATCTTGTTTTCCATTCCTATCATGTGGAAACCCCTCTCGGGAAGGAATTTATTATTTCTAAAGTCATGGTTCCTTTCCTGAGAGGCGGCATGGGGAAATCGGGCAAATGAAAGGTTAGCATCGTCGTGGTGAGCCATAGTGAAGTGCCTGCaagtttcataaaaaaatttggTTAGAACTAAAGAGGGTAAGTGTGAGATCTGGGGTTAAAGGGGAGAGGGTCTCTAAAATGAGGCTACTGTCTGGCAAAATCCCGCCAGAGCGGTAGGATCCCACCAGAGCGGGATGAAGGCAGCTAGAGAAGGCTTCATCCTGGATGAACACCAGGCACGATCGATGGCGCCTCTTCaccccaaatcataaatttcttCCAAAATTTGGCAGATCAGTACTCCTAAGTATCCTAGCAACATTATCTACAAAGTAATTCGATtcaaaaactccaaataactagtGTAATCAAGTTTGGGGCCATCGAAAACCTTTCAACTTCCACCCCCACAATCTAGTCCAATTTGGGTAAAAATCTTTGTTAACCTTACGCCCAAGACATCAGGGAGACATTGTGGACGTAAGGGGAGAGTCCATGCTACATTAATTTAGCAATGCAAGCAAAATATTTCTACGGGACTTGAAAACTGCCCTATTGGCCTTTGATTTTACAAATTCCTAGCATGATTAAGCATTGAAGGTAAAGATTAGCATGAAGTTAAAGTTAAGAATGAGTCTTACCATTACATAGGCAATCAAAGTGGAAGGCTTGAGAGAGTATTGGGAGATTTTGAGTGAGGAATGTGAAGAATAGGAGAAACTATTCTTCTCCCACTCTTTACTAATCATTTCCAGCCCACCAGGGCGGCAGGATCCATCTCCAACGGCATCAGTCCAGCGggaacattccctccagagcgGGATGGGGCGGGTCAGTATGGTTTAAAAGGTGGGTCTACTTCCTTTGGGTAATCCATATTGAGCATGTATTAGAGGTGATTTTGTTCTCACCGTAATCCAGATTATGTAAATTTTCCTTGGATTTTGGACAATGGTCATTTTTCTGCAGTGAGCCCGAACCCGGCTCGTAACTTTCCTTACGTGTCATTTGGGGACGAACgaggggtaaattggtatctattgtaacgatCTGAACCATCATTATTTTGTATTAAAAAGAAATTGTAAGAATTTGGTGTGACTGGGTCCCACCACCCTGCCAGAGCGAGATGGTCCCGCCGAGGCGCCACCGCCAGAGCGGGAACTCGAGGGACAGAACTTAAGTCAcgatttttcttattttctccacTTTTTTAAAGTGGAGGTTAGAGGTGAGGGTTTCTATAAAACCCTCCAAAAAGGCTGTTCTTGACTTGGGGAGAAGAGGGAAGGGAATCTCTACATTCGGAAGGCTTCAACCGATGGAATTCAATCCGGTCTTACCATA
It contains:
- the LOC129896467 gene encoding 7-deoxyloganetic acid glucosyltransferase-like — protein: MDPLGLVPHVIIFPFPAHGHVNSMLKLAHLLSLSNFHIIFLVTVDTHDRLLSHTDVLSRFGSEFQLQALPHEISMDVVNTRDGISMLYDSLNTFAKPFLREFIANSTVTCLIADGILSMAADVAQEINLPIIYFRTVSACSFWSYFCIPDLIQAGQLPLKGNAMDLTLMKVKGMEDFLRGRDLPSFCRASDLTSPDIRIVMTETRQTPRARGLILNTFEDLEGPILSHIRTVCPNVYTIGAVHALLKARLATKSTSSNSLWQEDESYLCWLDTQPPKSVIYVSFGSVAGLTKDELLEFWYGLVNSEQKFLWVMRPDLLIGQEKKYEIPIELDQGTKARGYMADWVPQEKVLAHRAIGGFLTHSGWNSTLESIVEGVPMICWPRFADQQINSRFVGGVWKMGLDIKDTCDRDIIAKSIRDLMEKRNGEFSQTTKHMATLAKRAVNEGGSSYVNLDRLIQDIRSMIPSFKQD